The proteins below are encoded in one region of Silene latifolia isolate original U9 population chromosome 2, ASM4854445v1, whole genome shotgun sequence:
- the LOC141629985 gene encoding transcription factor E2FC-like has protein sequence MKALSEDSSYKKHLFLSASDIMTLPNLKGKTVFAIKAPRGSYFEVPDPDTEKDLCNLEKHCSIIIRSAMGPIDVHFLR, from the exons ATGAAAGCTTTATCCGAAGATTCGAGCTATAAAAA GCACCTCTTTCTGTCAGCTTCAGATATAATGACGCTCCCTAATTTGAAG GGTAAGACAGTTTTCGCTATTAAAGCTCCCCGAGGCAGTTACTTTGAAGTTCCCGACCCTGACACAGAAAAG GATTTATGTAATCTTGAAAAACATTGTAGCATCATAATCAGAAGTGCGATGGGACCAATAGATGTACATTTTTTAAGGTAA